The following nucleotide sequence is from uncultured Draconibacterium sp..
CCGTATGTATACCGGGTACTTCACCAACACGCTCCGATTTGATATTCATTTCGTTTTCGGCAGGTGTTTTGTCATTTACCCAGGCATTTTTCGATGGAAGATTTTCAATAATATCTTCGGCCAGGCTAATTGCTGTTCCGCTCGGAGCATCCAGTTTTTTGGTGTGATGAACTTCGGTCATTTCAACACCATATTCAGCACGTGGTGCCATTAACTCGGCCAGTTTTTTATTCAACTCGAAAAACAGGTTTACACCTACCGAAAAGTTACTTCCATAAAAAAATGTACCATCATATTCGGCACATGTATTATACACTTCATCTTTTTTGTCGAGCCAGCCGGTAGTTCCACTCACCACCGGAGTACCTGCCTCGAAACACAATTTATAGTTGTTTACTGCTGATGCAGGAATCGTAAATTCTATGGCAACATCACATTTTTTGAGATTTTCTACTGTCAGATCGTTTTGGTTATCAAGATCAATGGTAAGGCCAATTTCGTGACCGCGCGACACGGCGATTTTCTCAATTTCCTTACCCATTCTCCCGTAGCCAATTAGTGCTATTCTCATTATTTTGCTGATTATCTGTTTTTGAATAAGCCACAAATATAAAACAATACTCAAATGTAACCATAGTAGTTTCAAACATATAATAAATTCGATAAACTTGGGCCAAATACAGATGAACAGGGTTAACGGAAATTTAAAGCCCCGGAGAATTAAATATTTGTTTTTTAGCTAATTTTATCGGGCGAATTAAATGAGATGAAGAATATAAAACTTGTTGCAACCGATTTGGATGGTACTTTTCTGAAAAACGACCGTACCGTTAGCCAGGCAAATATTGAAGCTTTGCACAAACTGGGCGAGAAGCAGATTGTTCGCGTGGCAGCAACCGGCCGAAATTTGCAAAAGGTAAAAGATGTGCTTCATCCGGAATTACCATTTGATTTTGTGGTGTTTTCGTCGGGGGCAGGTGTTTATAACTGGAAGCAGAAAAAACTTCTTGCCAATCAGAATATAAAAGTTTCATCGGCCAAAAAACTGCTCGATCATTTTATTCAACAAGATGTTAATTTTCATGCTTTTTACCCTGTTCCGGAGAATCATAAACATTATTACTATCGCGGAAAGGACGATTGCGAAGAGTTTGAACGTTACTTTAGTTTTAATGTAGCACATGCAGAACCGCTAAATCCCGATGATTTACCAAAAGGTGAATTGTGCCAGTTTCTTATCATTATTAAGCAGAACGAAGAGCGGTTTAAACAACTGAAAAAAGATATTGAAGCCTTGTGTCCCGAAATTCGGGTAATACGCGCATCATCGCCAATTACGCCGGGATATATCTGGATTGAAGTCTTTCATCACTCGGTTTCAAAAGGAAACGGAGTAAACGAAATTTGCAAGCGACTGGGAATTTCGAAAGATGAAACGATGGGGCTGGGAAATGATTACAACGATTTTGATTTGCTGGAATTTACCATGCACTCGTTTTTAACCGACAACTCGCCACACGAAATAAAAGATAAATATCCGGTTGTTCCGAGCAATGAAAATGATGCTTTTGCTTTTTCAGTGCAATCGCTGCTGGCAGAATAAACTATTCTCAAAAAATATTTCGTGCTTCCTCCAGTTGAGCAGGTTTTCCAACATCCATCCACAATTCCGAACTATCGAAGTAGCCTTTTATGTTTTTTGTTTTTGCCAGCTCAAGGTATACCTGCACAATTGAGAAACGATCTTCGTCCGGCATAAAATCAAAAATCTCCGGATCTACAATATGAATTCCGCTAAACGCCATTTCAGCAGCTTCCTGAAAATTTTCGGGCTGAGATATTTTTGTTTCGCCTGTTTTTTTATTGATCCAGCCTACAAGATTGTGCTCCGAATCGAATTTAAAGTAACGCTGAGTTTTGCGCTGGCGAACTACTAATGTTGCAATTGCCTTAGTTTTGGTATGCTGAGCAAATATATCGTGAAGATTGATACTGCTCAGGATATCGACATTATAAATAAGTGTCGGTTCGTTGGGCGAAAAAAGATGAGATGCAAATTTTAATCCGCCACCTGTTTCAAGCAGTTTGTCGCTTTCGTCGGAGATAAGAACCGGAATGCCCCAATCCTTACTATTTATAAAATCAATTACCAGAGGTGCAAAGTGATGAACGTTAACAACAATTTTTGATACACCTTCTGCACTTAGTTTTTCAATGGCCCGCTGCAACAACGGTTTTCCGCCAACGTCAACCAGGGCTTTTGGCTTATCGGCCGTTTCGTCTTTTAAACGGGTGCCCAAACCGGCGGCGAAAATCATTGCTTGCATATTTCAGAATTTAAAGAATTGAATTTCGAATGTTGATCAACGAATAACGATTTTAGAAGTACTAAAAGATTTGATATTAGCACTTTCTCCATCATCGTTAATCAATATTCATCATTTGTTTTTATCTTATTCGATCCAGACTTCTTACCAAAGCTTCGTCTTTGCCAATGGCGCGAATAGCCAGCCAATCCAGAATAACAGATGCAATTGGCAGGGCAACGGCAACTTTAAAAGCTACTTTTACCTCCTCGAAACTGGCGTAAGTGAAATAAAAGAACAGTCCGAAAAGCCCTAGCATCAGGATTATTGTGAATGCAAGAATACGGATTTGAAGTATCCGTTTTTTGTATAAAAACAACACCACAAGGTGAAGCACCGCGATAATGCCAATCAGGATCATAAGCGGCAAACCGCTAAAAAGAAGTTCTTCTTCTTTAAAAATTCCAAAAGCATTAAAAATATGCAGTTGATCGTTAACGATGATATCTGCAAATTTCTGTAAGTATAGCGAACCGATCAACATGCCGGCTGCCAGTATAAACAAAGTCTGAATTCTTTGAATCATTGTCGTAAATTTTCAGCAAAAATAGCCATTCACATTATTTCTCAAAACCAAAATGGCTGAGCGTGCTTAAAAATCATCAGGAAAGCTTAATTTTGATAGGAAAAAACTATGATTGCAGGTAAACAATAAAAAAACTGCATTGTTTC
It contains:
- the dapB gene encoding 4-hydroxy-tetrahydrodipicolinate reductase, translated to MRIALIGYGRMGKEIEKIAVSRGHEIGLTIDLDNQNDLTVENLKKCDVAIEFTIPASAVNNYKLCFEAGTPVVSGTTGWLDKKDEVYNTCAEYDGTFFYGSNFSVGVNLFFELNKKLAELMAPRAEYGVEMTEVHHTKKLDAPSGTAISLAEDIIENLPSKNAWVNDKTPAENEMNIKSERVGEVPGIHTVKYESEIDFIEITHSAKSRTGFAFGAVLAAEYCLENKGILTMKDLLKL
- a CDS encoding HAD-IIB family hydrolase, with amino-acid sequence MKNIKLVATDLDGTFLKNDRTVSQANIEALHKLGEKQIVRVAATGRNLQKVKDVLHPELPFDFVVFSSGAGVYNWKQKKLLANQNIKVSSAKKLLDHFIQQDVNFHAFYPVPENHKHYYYRGKDDCEEFERYFSFNVAHAEPLNPDDLPKGELCQFLIIIKQNEERFKQLKKDIEALCPEIRVIRASSPITPGYIWIEVFHHSVSKGNGVNEICKRLGISKDETMGLGNDYNDFDLLEFTMHSFLTDNSPHEIKDKYPVVPSNENDAFAFSVQSLLAE
- a CDS encoding nucleotidyltransferase family protein; protein product: MQAMIFAAGLGTRLKDETADKPKALVDVGGKPLLQRAIEKLSAEGVSKIVVNVHHFAPLVIDFINSKDWGIPVLISDESDKLLETGGGLKFASHLFSPNEPTLIYNVDILSSINLHDIFAQHTKTKAIATLVVRQRKTQRYFKFDSEHNLVGWINKKTGETKISQPENFQEAAEMAFSGIHIVDPEIFDFMPDEDRFSIVQVYLELAKTKNIKGYFDSSELWMDVGKPAQLEEARNIF
- a CDS encoding DUF4293 domain-containing protein, which gives rise to MIQRIQTLFILAAGMLIGSLYLQKFADIIVNDQLHIFNAFGIFKEEELLFSGLPLMILIGIIAVLHLVVLFLYKKRILQIRILAFTIILMLGLFGLFFYFTYASFEEVKVAFKVAVALPIASVILDWLAIRAIGKDEALVRSLDRIR